One segment of Gordonia terrae DNA contains the following:
- a CDS encoding DJ-1/PfpI family protein, with product MRTVHLALYPTLADWEFGYVAAGINNPDYQAEPGSFRIVTVGASAEPIRTIGGVTMVPDTTLDAIGPEDSAMLLLPGAQIWESNDAFVDAARRWADAGTPVAGICGATLGLARAGLLDDRRHTSNAPEQLTPTGYAGAAHYVDAPAVTDRGVITAAAIAPVDFAREVFALLGLYTPPVLDAWYQLYGHQDPSGFYALAGEQ from the coding sequence ATGAGAACCGTCCATCTCGCCCTGTATCCGACGCTCGCGGACTGGGAGTTCGGCTATGTCGCAGCGGGCATCAACAACCCCGACTACCAGGCTGAACCCGGATCGTTCCGGATCGTGACCGTCGGCGCGTCCGCCGAGCCGATCCGCACGATCGGCGGGGTCACGATGGTGCCCGACACCACACTCGACGCCATCGGACCCGAGGACAGCGCGATGCTGCTGCTGCCCGGCGCCCAGATCTGGGAGTCCAACGACGCCTTCGTCGACGCCGCCCGGCGGTGGGCGGACGCCGGGACACCGGTCGCCGGGATCTGCGGCGCGACACTGGGACTCGCGCGCGCCGGACTGCTCGACGACCGCCGCCACACCAGCAATGCGCCCGAGCAGCTCACACCCACGGGATATGCGGGCGCCGCACACTACGTCGACGCTCCCGCCGTCACCGATCGCGGGGTGATCACCGCCGCGGCGATAGCGCCCGTCGACTTCGCCCGCGAGGTCTTCGCGCTGCTCGGTCTCTACACACCGCCGGTTCTCGACGCCTGGTATCAGCTCTACGGCCATCAGGACCCCAGCGGCTTCTACGCCCTGGCCGGGGAGCAGTGA
- a CDS encoding TrmH family RNA methyltransferase, which yields MPDESAGHGGDDAAGPTEWQTGPAVGVGPWTVEHPGEPVPDDPRLDAELLAHGDTRNVVDAYRYWSREAIVADIDARRHPLHVAIENFAHDANIGTVVRTANAFAVAAVHIVGRRRWNRRGAMVTDRYQHLMHHETVSDLIAWARDARLTVVAVDNTPGARPLETADLPRDCVLLFGQEGPGVSDDAQREADLTVSIAQFGSTRSINAGVAAGIAMHAWVRQHADLDAAW from the coding sequence TTGCCTGACGAGTCGGCCGGTCACGGCGGAGACGACGCCGCGGGACCCACCGAGTGGCAGACCGGGCCGGCCGTCGGGGTCGGGCCCTGGACCGTCGAGCATCCCGGCGAGCCCGTACCCGACGATCCGCGCCTCGACGCCGAGCTCCTCGCCCACGGGGACACCCGCAACGTCGTCGACGCGTATCGGTACTGGTCGCGAGAGGCGATCGTCGCCGACATCGACGCCCGGCGGCATCCACTCCACGTCGCCATCGAGAACTTCGCGCACGACGCCAACATCGGCACCGTGGTGCGCACCGCCAATGCCTTCGCGGTGGCCGCCGTCCACATCGTCGGACGGCGCCGCTGGAATCGCCGCGGAGCGATGGTGACCGACCGATACCAGCACCTGATGCACCACGAGACGGTGTCCGACCTGATCGCCTGGGCTCGGGACGCGCGACTCACCGTGGTGGCGGTGGACAACACGCCCGGTGCGCGGCCCCTCGAGACGGCGGATCTACCGCGCGACTGCGTGCTGCTGTTCGGTCAGGAGGGCCCGGGGGTCAGCGACGACGCGCAGCGCGAGGCCGATCTCACGGTGTCCATCGCCCAGTTCGGCTCGACGCGCAGCATCAACGCGGGCGTCGCCGCCGGAATCGCCATGCACGCGTGGGTCCGGCAGCACGCCGACCTCGACGCCGCGTGGTGA
- the pyrE gene encoding orotate phosphoribosyltransferase: MSSSAPVPAETPQVDPTAKARLAELVRGLAVVHGKVTLSSGKEADYYVDLRRATLHHEASRLIGTLMRELTADWEYAAVGGLTLGADPVATSIMHADGRSVDAFVVRKAAKAHGMQRQIEGPDIVGRDVLVVEDTSTTGASPSTAVEAVRGIGGNVVGVATVVDRATGADAVITALGVPYRSLLDLGDLGLA, from the coding sequence ATGTCCTCGTCCGCCCCGGTTCCCGCCGAGACCCCGCAGGTCGACCCGACCGCGAAGGCGCGGCTCGCCGAGCTCGTCCGCGGCCTCGCCGTCGTCCACGGCAAGGTGACCCTGTCGTCGGGTAAAGAGGCCGACTACTACGTCGACCTGCGCCGGGCGACGCTGCACCACGAGGCCTCGCGACTGATCGGCACGCTGATGCGGGAGCTGACCGCGGACTGGGAGTACGCCGCGGTCGGTGGCCTGACCCTCGGCGCGGACCCCGTGGCGACGTCGATCATGCACGCGGACGGCCGGTCGGTCGACGCGTTCGTCGTCCGCAAGGCAGCCAAGGCGCACGGCATGCAACGTCAGATCGAGGGGCCCGACATCGTCGGCCGCGACGTGCTCGTCGTCGAGGACACCAGCACGACCGGGGCCTCCCCGTCCACGGCTGTCGAAGCCGTCCGCGGTATCGGTGGCAACGTCGTCGGGGTGGCCACCGTCGTCGACCGCGCGACCGGCGCGGACGCGGTCATCACGGCCCTCGGCGTGCCGTACCGCTCCCTCCTCGACCTCGGCGATCTCGGGCTTGCCTGA
- a CDS encoding D-2-hydroxyacid dehydrogenase codes for MTPHAPVVALLISPDAPLPGNLAEIEELATVRLCTADDLGSALPGADVFVLWDFFSRGLADHWGDATASLRWVHVCAAGVDSLLFDELRASDVVVTNAHGVFDRPIAEFVLAAVLARHKGLHESMALQRDHEWRHRETVATHRTSALVIGTGGIGRATAKLLRAVGVRVTGAGRTERASDPDFGHVVATDDLAAHVGDFDTVVAIAPLTEQTSGMIDATVLAAMKPGAHLVNVGRGELVDEPALVRSLRSGHLGAATLDVFVTEPLPADSELWDLPGVAISAHMSGDAVGWRDALAEQVLDNLRRYVAAGTEEPADVLVNVVDKERGYIRVGG; via the coding sequence ATGACCCCGCATGCGCCCGTGGTTGCCCTGTTGATCTCTCCCGACGCCCCTCTGCCGGGGAACCTCGCCGAGATCGAGGAGCTCGCGACGGTACGGCTCTGCACGGCTGACGATCTCGGCTCCGCCCTGCCGGGTGCGGACGTCTTCGTGTTGTGGGACTTCTTCTCCCGCGGGCTCGCCGACCACTGGGGCGACGCGACGGCATCGTTGCGCTGGGTGCATGTGTGTGCGGCCGGCGTCGACTCATTGCTCTTCGACGAGTTGCGGGCCTCGGACGTCGTGGTGACCAACGCGCACGGCGTCTTCGACCGGCCGATCGCGGAATTCGTCCTCGCCGCTGTCCTCGCGCGGCACAAGGGTTTACACGAGTCGATGGCGTTGCAGCGCGACCATGAATGGCGGCACCGCGAGACCGTGGCGACCCACCGCACCTCCGCGCTCGTGATCGGCACCGGCGGGATCGGCCGCGCGACCGCGAAACTGCTACGCGCCGTGGGGGTACGGGTGACCGGGGCAGGCCGGACCGAGCGCGCGTCGGACCCGGACTTCGGACACGTCGTCGCCACCGACGACCTCGCCGCGCACGTGGGCGACTTCGACACCGTCGTCGCGATCGCGCCGCTGACCGAGCAGACCTCCGGAATGATCGACGCGACCGTGCTGGCGGCGATGAAGCCCGGCGCACATCTGGTCAACGTCGGACGCGGCGAGCTCGTCGACGAGCCGGCCCTGGTGCGGTCGCTCCGATCGGGACACCTGGGCGCGGCCACGCTCGACGTCTTCGTCACCGAGCCGCTGCCCGCCGACAGTGAACTGTGGGACCTGCCCGGGGTCGCGATCTCGGCGCACATGAGCGGGGACGCCGTCGGGTGGCGCGATGCGTTGGCCGAGCAGGTCCTCGACAACCTCCGGCGCTACGTCGCCGCGGGCACCGAGGAGCCGGCCGACGTGCTGGTCAACGTCGTCGACAAGGAACGCGGGTACATCCGGGTAGGCGGATGA
- a CDS encoding amino acid ABC transporter ATP-binding protein — protein MSAVEIRGLEKSFGGREVLRGIDLDVATGEVAIVLGPSGSGKSTLLRCVNHLERPDRGHVRVHGDVIGYREARRRNGETVLRELPPREVARQRRRIGMVFQQFNLFPHFTVLENLTEGQLAAGTSPDEADERGRVLLARVGLAGREKSYPSHLSGGQQQRVAIARTLAMQPDVVLFDEPTSALDPELVGEVLAVIRDLAESGMTLVVVTHEIGFARDVADTVIFMDDGLIVETGSPERIFAAAEHPRTREFLAAVR, from the coding sequence ATGAGCGCCGTGGAGATCCGCGGCCTCGAGAAGTCCTTCGGCGGCCGGGAGGTTCTACGCGGCATCGACCTCGATGTCGCCACCGGGGAGGTGGCCATCGTGCTCGGACCGTCGGGGTCCGGAAAGTCCACTCTGCTGCGGTGTGTCAACCATCTGGAGCGCCCCGACCGCGGTCATGTGCGGGTGCACGGCGATGTCATCGGTTACCGCGAAGCGCGCCGACGCAACGGCGAGACGGTATTGCGCGAACTGCCTCCCCGTGAGGTCGCTCGACAACGCCGCCGGATCGGCATGGTCTTCCAGCAGTTCAACCTGTTCCCGCACTTCACCGTCCTGGAGAACCTCACCGAGGGTCAGCTCGCGGCCGGCACCTCACCGGACGAGGCGGACGAGCGGGGGCGGGTGTTGCTCGCCCGGGTGGGCCTCGCCGGACGTGAGAAGTCGTACCCGTCGCACCTGTCCGGCGGCCAGCAACAGCGGGTGGCCATCGCTCGCACCCTCGCCATGCAACCCGACGTCGTCCTGTTCGACGAGCCGACCTCCGCGCTCGACCCCGAGCTGGTGGGCGAGGTCCTCGCCGTCATCCGCGACCTCGCCGAATCCGGAATGACCCTTGTCGTCGTCACCCACGAGATCGGTTTCGCCCGCGATGTCGCCGACACCGTGATCTTCATGGACGACGGCCTGATCGTCGAGACCGGTTCGCCCGAGCGCATTTTCGCCGCCGCCGAGCACCCCCGCACCCGCGAATTCCTCGCGGCCGTGCGCTGA
- a CDS encoding ABC transporter substrate-binding protein has protein sequence MRSRALLALPLIAAATLMIGACGGSTDPAGESYAIPTQDVVSSVAVDPAAQALLPPGTSELTLGLTRAPGVNNLPHAGEVPEGNPVGLDVDLRNAVAKALGVTWNEEVGTFSTIIPGVQNGRYQVGQGNFGVTRSRLEVVDFATYLNDGQAFVGSSGSGLTSVTTLEDLCGKKIVTGSGTTFQQILEKGVQECTTHGKPAYSVQYLDDQGAIILSLQNNKVDAYFGPTLSLRYLVDKVPGTTFLGEYSTTVVGFVTAKNSPVARAISQAVNTLIARGEYQRLFDKWNVPTSALPRSEINPTAGF, from the coding sequence ATGCGCAGCCGCGCTCTGCTCGCCCTACCTCTGATCGCAGCCGCGACGCTGATGATCGGCGCATGCGGTGGCTCGACCGACCCGGCCGGCGAGAGCTATGCGATCCCCACCCAGGACGTGGTGTCGTCGGTGGCGGTCGATCCCGCCGCGCAGGCCCTCCTGCCGCCGGGGACCAGCGAGCTCACCCTCGGCCTCACCCGCGCGCCCGGGGTCAACAACCTCCCGCACGCGGGCGAGGTCCCGGAGGGCAACCCGGTTGGCCTCGATGTCGACCTGCGCAACGCGGTCGCCAAAGCCCTCGGCGTGACGTGGAACGAGGAGGTCGGCACCTTCTCGACCATCATCCCCGGCGTGCAGAACGGCCGATATCAGGTGGGGCAGGGCAACTTCGGTGTGACGAGGTCTCGGCTCGAGGTGGTCGACTTCGCCACGTACCTCAATGACGGACAGGCCTTTGTCGGCTCATCCGGGTCCGGTCTGACCTCCGTCACGACGCTGGAAGACCTGTGCGGCAAGAAGATCGTGACCGGATCCGGCACCACCTTTCAACAGATCCTGGAGAAGGGCGTGCAGGAGTGCACGACACACGGCAAGCCCGCCTACTCGGTTCAGTACCTCGACGACCAGGGCGCGATCATTCTCAGCCTGCAGAACAACAAGGTCGACGCCTACTTCGGCCCCACCCTGTCGCTGCGGTACCTCGTCGACAAGGTGCCCGGGACGACGTTCCTCGGCGAATACTCCACCACCGTCGTCGGATTCGTGACGGCCAAGAACTCCCCGGTCGCCCGGGCGATCAGTCAAGCGGTCAACACCCTCATCGCCCGCGGCGAGTACCAGCGGTTGTTCGACAAGTGGAATGTCCCCACGTCGGCGCTGCCGAGGTCCGAGATCAACCCCACCGCAGGATTCTGA
- a CDS encoding amino acid ABC transporter permease, translating into MATPTVTATGPVLDAAPSQMRLVGRRRPGRWVAATVAVVLGAMFVNTLVTNERFEWPTVAQYFTQESVLRGLWLTLWLTAVTFAAGFVLGIGLAAMRLWGGPLLQSISFGFVWIVRSVPPLVLLLFWFQLASLYPRLSLGIPFGPEFTSVDTTHLIGPLTAAFIALTIDVAAFAAEIVRGGLVSVDDGQTEAARSLGLAPSRIFRRIVLPQAMPAIVPASGNLLIGLLKSTSLVSVIAVTDLLYSVQLVYNQNFKVMPLLLVATIWYIVITSLLAIGQYFVERRFARGRRDARPFADILRDAARLRPRLPGTPR; encoded by the coding sequence ATGGCAACTCCGACCGTCACGGCGACGGGTCCCGTGCTCGACGCCGCCCCGTCACAGATGCGTCTGGTGGGCCGTCGCCGCCCTGGGCGCTGGGTCGCAGCGACGGTGGCCGTCGTCCTGGGCGCGATGTTCGTCAACACACTGGTGACCAACGAGCGCTTCGAATGGCCCACGGTGGCGCAGTACTTCACCCAGGAGTCGGTGCTGCGCGGCTTGTGGCTCACACTGTGGCTCACCGCGGTGACGTTCGCCGCCGGATTCGTGCTCGGCATCGGACTGGCGGCGATGCGCTTGTGGGGCGGCCCGCTGCTCCAGTCGATCTCGTTCGGATTCGTGTGGATCGTGCGGTCGGTGCCGCCACTGGTGCTGCTGCTGTTCTGGTTTCAGCTCGCTTCGCTCTATCCACGCCTGTCGCTGGGCATCCCGTTCGGGCCCGAGTTCACCTCGGTGGACACCACTCACCTCATCGGTCCGCTGACAGCAGCCTTCATCGCGCTGACCATCGACGTGGCAGCGTTCGCGGCCGAGATCGTGCGCGGCGGACTCGTCTCGGTCGACGACGGACAGACCGAGGCCGCCCGCTCGCTGGGGCTCGCTCCCAGCCGGATCTTCCGGCGCATCGTCCTCCCCCAGGCGATGCCCGCGATCGTCCCCGCCTCCGGCAACCTGCTCATCGGCTTGCTGAAATCGACGTCGCTGGTCAGCGTGATCGCCGTGACCGATCTGCTGTATTCGGTGCAGCTGGTCTACAACCAGAACTTCAAGGTGATGCCGCTGCTGCTGGTGGCCACCATCTGGTACATCGTGATCACGTCGCTGCTGGCGATCGGTCAGTACTTCGTGGAGCGGCGTTTCGCCCGGGGCCGACGCGACGCACGTCCGTTCGCCGACATCCTCCGCGACGCCGCGCGTCTGCGCCCGCGCCTGCCCGGGACGCCGCGATGA
- a CDS encoding YoaK family protein, with amino-acid sequence MTTSTSLRFALLITAACGFLDSYTYLSRGGVFANAQTGNVILLALNLSERQWHQASGHLWPILAFLVGVVLAVHVKAGRLDRLLVYPIRVTMALQVAILVVIGFVPTSVPHSFVTIPISFITAMQIELFRNIGDLNYIAVATTGNLMRLVEAGYGVTVDRSPDARKALAVYGRLVGAFAGGALVGAVCTQLLGGRAAWVPAGFLAVTLLLFVIDEHTDPSPTVGS; translated from the coding sequence ATGACCACGTCGACCTCGCTGCGCTTCGCCCTGTTGATCACCGCGGCCTGTGGCTTCCTCGACAGCTACACGTACCTGTCCCGGGGCGGGGTGTTCGCCAATGCCCAGACCGGAAACGTCATCCTCCTCGCGCTGAATCTGTCGGAGCGGCAATGGCATCAGGCGTCCGGTCATCTGTGGCCGATCCTCGCCTTTCTCGTCGGCGTCGTGCTCGCGGTGCACGTGAAGGCCGGCCGGCTCGACCGCCTGCTCGTCTATCCGATCCGGGTGACGATGGCGCTGCAGGTGGCGATCCTCGTGGTGATCGGCTTCGTCCCCACCTCGGTGCCGCATTCGTTCGTCACCATCCCCATCTCGTTCATCACGGCGATGCAGATCGAGTTGTTCCGCAACATCGGCGATCTCAACTACATCGCGGTGGCCACGACCGGGAATCTCATGCGGCTCGTGGAGGCCGGCTACGGGGTGACCGTCGACCGGTCGCCGGATGCGCGCAAGGCCCTCGCGGTCTACGGCCGCCTGGTGGGGGCGTTCGCGGGTGGCGCACTCGTCGGGGCGGTCTGCACCCAACTGTTGGGCGGTCGCGCCGCCTGGGTGCCCGCCGGTTTCCTCGCGGTGACGCTGCTGCTCTTCGTGATCGACGAACACACCGACCCGTCACCTACGGTGGGGTCATGA
- a CDS encoding 3-hydroxybutyryl-CoA dehydrogenase, producing MTGRHVAVVGAGRMGQGIAAALAFGNVAVSVVDLRDRGADAAAYLEGVRASIRQALAHKVTLGLLAVEDLEDVAALVTVVGEVDALTPMAAADLVFEAVPEVAGIKRDALAWIEAMVGDTVPIASTTSSFLVDELAGALSAPARFLNAHWLNPADLMPLVEVAPGTATGPGAVDATRELLLGVGKVPVVCAPSPGYIVPRLQALVMNEAARMVAEGVASAEDIDTAVRIGFGSRFAVLGLLEFIDWGGCDTLFHASNYLSRELGERFAPAPLVETNMTSGRRGISDGAGFYEFDPSTVDDYRAQRIADFARVLDAVGRLARHEEFSTAD from the coding sequence GTGACGGGCCGTCACGTCGCCGTGGTCGGCGCCGGCCGGATGGGCCAGGGCATCGCCGCGGCACTGGCCTTCGGGAACGTCGCGGTGTCGGTCGTCGACCTCCGTGACCGCGGCGCCGACGCCGCGGCCTACCTCGAGGGAGTCCGTGCGTCGATCCGACAGGCACTGGCGCACAAGGTCACGCTCGGCCTGCTCGCGGTCGAGGACCTCGAGGATGTCGCCGCGCTGGTGACGGTCGTCGGCGAGGTCGACGCCCTCACCCCGATGGCCGCGGCGGATCTCGTCTTCGAAGCCGTGCCGGAGGTCGCCGGGATCAAACGCGATGCGCTCGCGTGGATCGAGGCGATGGTCGGCGACACCGTCCCCATCGCGTCGACCACGTCGAGCTTCCTCGTCGACGAACTCGCCGGCGCATTGTCGGCGCCGGCGCGTTTCCTGAACGCGCACTGGCTGAATCCGGCCGATCTCATGCCGCTCGTCGAGGTGGCGCCCGGCACGGCGACGGGTCCCGGGGCCGTCGACGCCACCCGTGAGCTGCTGCTCGGGGTCGGCAAGGTGCCCGTGGTGTGCGCGCCGTCGCCCGGATACATCGTGCCCCGGCTCCAGGCGCTGGTGATGAACGAGGCCGCACGCATGGTGGCCGAGGGCGTGGCCAGCGCCGAGGACATCGACACCGCGGTCCGCATCGGATTCGGCTCCCGCTTCGCGGTTCTCGGCCTGCTCGAGTTCATCGACTGGGGCGGCTGCGACACGCTCTTCCACGCGTCGAACTACCTGAGCCGCGAACTCGGCGAGAGGTTCGCACCCGCGCCTCTGGTCGAGACGAACATGACGTCCGGGCGCCGCGGGATCTCCGACGGCGCAGGCTTTTACGAGTTCGACCCGTCGACCGTCGACGACTATCGAGCACAGCGCATCGCCGATTTCGCCCGTGTCCTCGACGCGGTCGGACGCCTCGCCCGCCATGAGGAGTTCAGCACGGCCGACTGA
- a CDS encoding NAD/NADP-dependent octopine/nopaline dehydrogenase family protein encodes MKVCIIGGGHGSYAAAAELSEKDHHVTWWRRDGAAFSSLVERGTLDLDDHRGSRQITVDNGDGRGISIVTDLAEAVSTAEVIVAPVPAFAHESLARQLAPHLRDGQVVYLPPGSFGSIVFAQAVRAAGNPADVAFAETGTLPYLARKHGDTRVVVSGYATRLPTGVFPARHTDRALAVLGEVYPAVERVEDALSGALMNAGPIIHPPLILMNAGPLEHFPSWDIHNEGTQDSIRRVTSALDAERIAVREALGYAAPHFPLADHYTADGDEWMYGNAAHEKLTDSGDWRENIDLHTHRYMVEDVEIGLALLSSVARWASVPSPVADGLLALAGAVTGRPAATGGRTLESLGLAELDPSGMRALLHDGPAR; translated from the coding sequence GTGAAGGTCTGCATCATCGGCGGAGGTCACGGCTCTTATGCGGCCGCGGCCGAGCTCAGCGAGAAGGACCACCATGTCACCTGGTGGCGGCGGGACGGCGCGGCGTTCTCGTCGCTGGTCGAGCGCGGAACCCTCGACCTCGACGACCATCGCGGCAGCAGGCAGATCACCGTCGACAACGGTGACGGCAGGGGCATCTCGATCGTCACCGACCTCGCCGAGGCGGTGTCCACCGCCGAGGTCATCGTCGCGCCGGTTCCCGCGTTCGCCCACGAGTCGCTCGCCCGGCAACTCGCCCCGCATCTGCGCGACGGTCAGGTCGTCTATCTGCCGCCGGGCAGCTTCGGATCCATCGTCTTCGCGCAGGCGGTACGCGCCGCGGGCAACCCCGCCGACGTCGCGTTCGCCGAAACCGGGACCCTGCCCTACCTCGCACGCAAGCACGGCGACACCCGCGTCGTGGTCAGCGGATACGCCACGCGTCTGCCCACCGGCGTCTTCCCGGCGCGGCACACCGACCGGGCGCTGGCGGTCCTCGGCGAGGTCTACCCCGCCGTCGAGCGCGTCGAGGACGCCCTCAGCGGCGCGCTGATGAACGCCGGACCGATCATCCACCCGCCGCTCATCCTGATGAATGCCGGTCCGCTGGAACACTTCCCGTCGTGGGACATCCACAACGAGGGCACCCAGGACTCCATCCGGCGGGTCACCTCGGCGCTCGATGCCGAGCGCATCGCGGTCCGCGAGGCGCTCGGCTATGCCGCACCGCATTTCCCGCTCGCCGACCACTACACCGCCGACGGCGACGAGTGGATGTACGGCAACGCCGCCCACGAGAAGCTCACCGACAGCGGCGACTGGCGCGAGAACATCGACCTGCACACCCACCGCTACATGGTCGAGGACGTCGAGATCGGGCTGGCGCTGCTGAGTTCCGTGGCGCGGTGGGCGTCGGTGCCGTCTCCGGTGGCCGACGGTCTGCTCGCCCTGGCCGGCGCGGTCACCGGCCGTCCCGCCGCGACCGGCGGGCGGACCCTGGAGAGCCTGGGGTTGGCCGAACTCGACCCGTCCGGCATGCGGGCACTGCTCCACGACGGACCGGCGCGGTGA
- a CDS encoding Lrp/AsnC family transcriptional regulator, with product MPDDLDYQIVHALQVAPRAPWGVVGDVVGVSAATAARRWERLVDSGLAWIVTYPGAAYLNTRCSAFVEVQASSRREALVERLAGDRHVATIQRTAGDGDLLLTVMVPDLGFLGDWVQRLADTEGVARTRTRLVMRVFGESERWRVHTLSDADESVLVEHRPEHRPLAHEPDEMDLRLIAALAEDGRRSAVDLAAASGLSAPTVRRRLTALVAERVLSIRCEVAHVISGWPVTANVWARASSRSISALVDALDELPQVRVCCEVTGTANILMGVWLHTVGELSEFEQQLESRVPGLVVADRSVTLETPKRLGTLLDRSGCRTGSVPVVL from the coding sequence GTGCCGGACGACCTCGATTATCAGATCGTTCACGCCCTGCAGGTCGCGCCGAGGGCGCCGTGGGGCGTCGTCGGCGACGTCGTGGGCGTGAGCGCGGCGACCGCGGCCCGCCGCTGGGAGCGGCTCGTCGACAGCGGTCTCGCCTGGATCGTCACCTATCCCGGGGCCGCGTACCTGAACACCCGCTGCAGCGCGTTCGTCGAGGTCCAGGCGTCGTCGCGGCGGGAGGCGCTCGTCGAGCGACTCGCGGGGGACCGACACGTGGCCACGATCCAGCGCACCGCAGGCGACGGCGACCTGCTGCTGACCGTGATGGTGCCCGACCTCGGCTTCCTCGGCGACTGGGTACAGCGCCTCGCCGATACCGAGGGCGTCGCCCGGACCCGGACGAGGCTGGTGATGCGGGTCTTCGGCGAGAGCGAACGCTGGCGGGTGCACACGCTGTCCGACGCGGACGAATCGGTGCTCGTCGAGCACCGTCCCGAGCACCGCCCGCTGGCGCACGAACCCGACGAGATGGATCTGCGGCTCATCGCCGCACTGGCCGAGGACGGCCGACGCTCGGCGGTCGATCTGGCGGCTGCGAGCGGCCTGAGCGCACCGACCGTCCGACGCCGACTGACCGCACTCGTCGCCGAACGCGTCCTGTCGATCAGATGCGAGGTGGCCCATGTCATCAGCGGATGGCCCGTCACGGCGAACGTGTGGGCACGCGCGTCGTCGAGGTCGATCTCGGCGCTCGTCGACGCGCTCGACGAACTGCCCCAGGTGCGTGTCTGCTGCGAGGTCACGGGCACCGCGAACATCCTGATGGGCGTCTGGTTGCACACCGTCGGCGAACTGTCTGAGTTCGAGCAGCAGCTCGAGAGCCGGGTGCCGGGGCTCGTCGTCGCCGACCGTTCGGTCACCCTGGAGACCCCGAAGCGGCTGGGAACACTGCTGGACCGGTCGGGCTGCCGCACGGGCTCGGTTCCGGTGGTGCTGTGA
- a CDS encoding MFS transporter → MVTLDNSAPPDPTAPSTEQPRRERTTRVAVASGVGTIMEFYDFAIYGTATALVFNKIFFNVDDPWFGTFLGFATFAVGFVMAPIGALIFGHFGDKFGRRKALTAAFLLMGGSTLAMGILPDYQAIGIVAPIILVFLRMVHGISRGGEIGGAALLAAEHAPAHRRGLYGCFVTLGSPVGGILANLSFALVLLMPMEQVLAWGWRIPFLIGGVVLAIGVWTRSRVSETPDFVASKQAEESSPPAFAVLRQNWRRVALAAGINVGQNCYAFLLFTFMLSFLTETDPGRGFERSPVVLGSTLALACHAATVVLGSYLSDRLGRKTVIGFGMITSLLFAPILFWVTASGSLTACITVISIGFALTGFVYGPMLTTFAELFPITQRYSGIGIGFQVGAVLGGGLAPMIANRIVSATGSVIPVGIYAAVLMAISLCCLMVIRETAPALVGRPSRGQRLRN, encoded by the coding sequence GTGGTAACTCTCGACAATTCTGCACCGCCCGACCCGACGGCACCGAGCACCGAGCAGCCCCGGCGGGAACGGACCACCCGGGTCGCCGTCGCATCCGGCGTCGGCACGATCATGGAGTTCTACGACTTCGCGATCTACGGCACCGCGACGGCACTGGTCTTCAACAAGATCTTCTTCAACGTCGACGATCCCTGGTTCGGCACCTTCCTCGGATTCGCGACCTTCGCGGTCGGTTTCGTGATGGCGCCGATCGGCGCCCTGATCTTCGGACATTTCGGGGACAAATTCGGCCGACGAAAGGCGCTGACCGCGGCCTTCCTGCTCATGGGCGGGTCGACGCTGGCGATGGGCATCCTCCCCGACTACCAGGCCATCGGGATCGTGGCACCGATCATCCTGGTCTTCCTCCGCATGGTGCACGGCATCTCGCGAGGCGGTGAGATCGGCGGCGCCGCCCTGCTCGCCGCCGAACACGCGCCGGCGCACCGGCGTGGCCTGTACGGCTGCTTCGTCACCCTGGGCTCGCCGGTCGGCGGCATCCTGGCCAACCTGTCGTTCGCACTCGTGCTGCTGATGCCGATGGAGCAGGTCCTGGCCTGGGGTTGGCGCATCCCCTTCCTCATCGGCGGAGTCGTGCTGGCGATCGGGGTGTGGACGCGATCGAGGGTGAGCGAGACACCGGACTTCGTCGCGTCCAAGCAGGCCGAGGAGAGCTCACCGCCGGCCTTCGCCGTGCTCCGGCAGAACTGGCGTCGTGTCGCCCTGGCCGCCGGGATCAACGTCGGGCAGAACTGTTACGCCTTCCTGTTGTTCACGTTCATGCTCTCCTTCCTGACCGAGACCGATCCGGGACGCGGCTTCGAGCGGTCGCCGGTGGTCCTCGGCAGCACGCTGGCGCTCGCCTGTCATGCCGCGACCGTCGTGCTCGGCAGTTACCTGTCCGACCGGCTGGGCCGCAAGACGGTGATCGGATTCGGCATGATCACCTCACTGCTGTTCGCGCCGATCCTGTTCTGGGTCACCGCATCCGGGTCGCTGACCGCCTGCATCACGGTCATCTCGATCGGCTTCGCCCTGACCGGCTTCGTCTACGGTCCGATGCTCACGACCTTCGCGGAGCTGTTCCCGATCACGCAGCGCTACAGCGGCATCGGGATCGGCTTCCAAGTCGGCGCGGTGCTGGGCGGCGGGCTGGCCCCGATGATCGCGAACCGGATCGTTAGTGCCACCGGCAGCGTGATTCCCGTCGGGATCTATGCGGCGGTCCTGATGGCGATCAGCCTCTGCTGCCTGATGGTCATCCGGGAGACGGCCCCTGCCCTCGTCGGCCGACCCTCGCGCGGGCAGCGTCTGCGCAACTGA